AGCGTCGACCACCGCTCGCCGAGGACCTGCTCGGACGCCTCGTCCACCGGACGCCGGTCGTGCACCACGGACCGGAAGAAGGCCAGCGTCTGCTGCTCGCCGTACCGGTCGACCAGATGCCGGACGGCGAGATAGCCGACGCCGTAGCTGCCGCCGACCCGGTCCGCCGTGGCCGCGTCGGCCGGGGCGAGCGCCTCCAGCCGACCGTCCCAGTCGCCGGTGACCAGTCGCCGGACCTCGTCCAGCCCGTCGTAGCGGCTCACCGGCGCGCCGTCGGCCCCGGCGTACTCGGCCAGCCCCTCCACCAGCCACCAGGCCGGCCGGCCGGGGTGCCCGCGGTCGGGCAGCGAGGCGGCGTGGGTCAGCTCGTGCCGCAGCAGCTCACCCGGGCCGGGGGCGGGCAACGCGTCGGCGTTGAGCACCACCTCGTGGTGCCCGCCGCCGACGCCGACGGCGTACCCGGCGGTCCACTTCGGGCGGCCACCGCCGTACCAGCGTCGCCACTCGGCCCGGCCGGCGTAGAAGACGCGGTACCGGTCCGGCGGCGGGCCGGCCACCGCGTACCGGTCGGCCACCTTCGCGGCCTCCTCCGCCTCGGCGAGCAGGCCGGGCAGCTTCCCCCGCAGCGCCGGGGTGGTGGCCACGATCGTCCGCGCGCCGACGGCCACCACCAGCTCGCTGACCTCCCAGGGTCGCGCGCCGGCCGGCGCCGAGCGGGACTCCTCGACGGCCAGCAGCAGCGGGGCGTCGCCGCCCTCCCGCCACCGGGTGGGGATCAGCACCGGGCTCGGCGCGCAGTCCGGCACGACCAGGCAGTACCGGAAGGTGACCAGTTGCCGCCACTGGCCCGGCCGCCCGGCGACCGGGGTGGGCAGCCCCTCGGGTTCGGCCCGCCAGACGGAGACCCGCAGCGCCCGCAGCGCGGCGAAACGGCGGGTGAGTTCGGTCCGGGCACCCCGGTCGGCGACCGCGAGGAAGCCGGCCCGGTCGCCACCGAGCAGGGCGGCGGCCTGTCGGTCGAGCTGGGCGGACAGCCGCTCGCCGACCCGCCGGGCGGCGAGCGTCGCGGGATCGTCCGGCGCGGCGGCACGGCCGGCCCCGGGCCGGTCGGTGTCCCGGTCCGCGAGCCCGGTCAGCAGCGCCGCCGGCACGCCGCAGGCCAGCAGCGCGAGGACCGTCGCGACCGCCGCCCAGGGCCACCACCGCCGGGGTACGGGCCGGACGGGCCCCGGATCCGGCACCGGATCCGGATCCGGTGCCGGGGCGGGCTCCACCGCTGGGACCGGGGCCGGAGCCGAGGCCGGAGCCGGAGCCCAGGTCGAAGTCGGAGCCGAGGTCGGGGCCGAGGTCGGAGCCGAGGTCGGGGCCGAGGTCGGGGCCGGGACGGCGGCCGCGGGTGGAGTCGGGACGGCGGCCGGGGACGGCGCAGCGGTGGCATCCGGGGAGGGGGGCGTGTCGGCCGGAACACCCGGGCCGGGCTCGTCCGGTGTCTCGGCCCGCAGGCCCGGCGCGGAGTCGTCCGGCCCCGGCTCGTCGTTGTCGGTCGCCGGCCCCTCGGTCACCGGCGAAGGGTACGACCGATCGGGCGACCCGGGCCAGCGCCACCCGCGCGTCGGCCCGACGGCCCGATGGCGGCGGCGAGCATCGCCGGCTCCACCGGGAGGGCGATCGCCAGCAGCACGACCCGCATCACGGCCTCCAGTGCCGGTACGCGGTGTCCAGCCCGGTCACGAGCTGGTCGAACGAGTGGTCGATGCTGCGGGGCAGGCCGAACCCGCCGGCCGCCTCCAGCACGACGAAGCCGTGCACCGCGCTGCGGAACATCCTGGTGGCGTCCACGGCGGCGTCGTCGCGCAACCCGTACCCGCGCAGGACCGCGAGGATCGCGCCGACGGCCCGCTCGGCGACCGCGAGGTGCTCGGGGTCGGCCGGGTCGGGTGCCCGCTGGGTGGCCGGGTAGCGGCCGGGGTGGCGGTGGGCGTACCCGCGCCAGGCGGCGGCGACGGCGCGCAGCGCGTCCAGCCGGGCCCGGCCGGCGGCGGCGCGGATCATCTCGTCGGCCAGTTCGGCGGTGGTCAGGACGGCGAGTCGGTGGTGCAGCTCCTCCGCGCCCCTGACGTGCTTGTAGAGGCTGGGCACCGCGACCCCGAGCCGGCCGGCGAGGGCGGCCAGGGTCAGCTTCTGGTAACCGACCTCGTCGGCCAGCCGGGCAGCCTCCCGCACCACACCGGCCGGAGTGAGCCCGGCCCTAGGCACCGGTGGTCACCGCCAGGAACTCGACGAGCTGGACGGCGGTGGCCCGGGGCTGGTCGGCGTGCGGGTAGTGGCCGGAGTCGGCGATCATGCGGGCCTCGGCGGTGGTGAAGAGCCGGCGGGCGGCACGGGCCTCCGCTCCGGGATCGGGGAAGTCCGGGTCCTCGGCGCCCATCAGCACCAGCACCGGCTGCCGGACATCGGACGCGCGGGCCGTCCAGTGCGGCGCGACCGGTGCGATCACGCCGCGCACCGCGTCCATCCGGCCACGCATCCCGGCGACGATCTCCCGGCGGTACGCCGCGTCGTCCGCCGGTCGTCCGCAGGGGAAGAGCGTGCGGTGGAACCGGCCGAAGAGCCGAGGGCTGCGCAGCACGATCGCCTGGACGACCCGCAGGGCCGGGTTGGCCCTGGGCTGGGCGACGAACGGGCCGATCTGGACGATCCCGTCGACCAGCTCGGGCGCGTCGCCGGCGGCGAAGACCACGGCCGCGGCGGCCGACGAGCTGCCGACCAGCGTGGCCGGGCCGCCGAGGGTACGCACCACGGCCAGCAGGTCCGCCCCGACCTCGGCCGGCGCGTACGACGGCCAGTGCGCGCTGGAGTCGCCGTGCCCGCGGACGTCCACCGAGGCCACCCGGTAGCCCGCCTCGACCAGCAGCGGGACCAGGTGCCGGAAGGTCCGCCGGTTCTCCCCCATGCCGTGGGCGAGGACCACGAGTGGCCCGTCCCCGTGCACCTCGTACGCGATGGTCCCACCGTCCCGTGCCACCTGGCTAATTGTCATAGCATTCAGGCTAACACTATTAGCTTGTGCGGTCGACGCTTGACCTGAAGTCGGGTGGAGGTCGCAGGATCGGCCGCATGACACCGACCGCCGGCACCCACCTCCGCATCGCCCGCCCCAGCCGCGACCTGGCCGCGGCCGAACGGTTCTGGGTG
This genomic interval from Micromonospora coxensis contains the following:
- a CDS encoding TetR/AcrR family transcriptional regulator yields the protein MPRAGLTPAGVVREAARLADEVGYQKLTLAALAGRLGVAVPSLYKHVRGAEELHHRLAVLTTAELADEMIRAAAGRARLDALRAVAAAWRGYAHRHPGRYPATQRAPDPADPEHLAVAERAVGAILAVLRGYGLRDDAAVDATRMFRSAVHGFVVLEAAGGFGLPRSIDHSFDQLVTGLDTAYRHWRP
- a CDS encoding alpha/beta fold hydrolase, translating into MTISQVARDGGTIAYEVHGDGPLVVLAHGMGENRRTFRHLVPLLVEAGYRVASVDVRGHGDSSAHWPSYAPAEVGADLLAVVRTLGGPATLVGSSSAAAAVVFAAGDAPELVDGIVQIGPFVAQPRANPALRVVQAIVLRSPRLFGRFHRTLFPCGRPADDAAYRREIVAGMRGRMDAVRGVIAPVAPHWTARASDVRQPVLVLMGAEDPDFPDPGAEARAARRLFTTAEARMIADSGHYPHADQPRATAVQLVEFLAVTTGA